One genomic window of Candidatus Nitrospira inopinata includes the following:
- a CDS encoding M28 family peptidase has product MPIFTSFLARQTPALVGLWIVFQTTPIVAQQAEEGLFKAIEIISSERMLADVRTLSGPSFNGRQTGTEDDLRSARWVAQEFLSAGLRLPKVYNGSLVIPGSSGKDGATTGIMAALVAAPLLAPDPMLQIGTVDGLSTVALGTEYLPIFDAPSVDLHGQIVFVGYGIVDPSQGIDDYAGVDVHNRIVLFLRGKPDYVKHPISHADKVRLARERGALAYLTATGPILHLYEARRGVTGSPGAFYGQLPLDQAIPGAWISTTLAERILADSNHAAPDRLLTLQEELNRNPSSRSIITNHYASLRWNTETQDGALTNVLGVLPGTGPDWIIIGAHRDHFGKPAGLLFPGADDNASGTAVILEVARALIKAGFHPRRSVLFVSFSGEERDLLGSRLYTSRPLVPLAATKAMINIDHAGIGNGRLTVGVTNLDKRIALDAGTAAGLQDRLDLFGFFPGGDHVPFKEAGVPTVTVVSSGVHPHFHQPTDTADTLDPDILRNVARYVLTLAWRLADEP; this is encoded by the coding sequence TTGCCCATTTTCACTTCCTTCCTTGCACGACAAACGCCCGCCCTTGTCGGCCTCTGGATCGTCTTCCAAACGACACCGATCGTCGCTCAGCAAGCTGAAGAGGGACTGTTCAAGGCCATCGAAATCATTTCTTCCGAACGGATGCTGGCCGATGTTCGGACGTTGAGCGGCCCGTCATTTAACGGGAGGCAAACGGGAACCGAGGACGATCTCCGTTCCGCCCGATGGGTCGCGCAGGAGTTTCTATCGGCAGGGCTTCGTCTGCCCAAAGTGTATAACGGCTCGCTGGTGATACCGGGCTCTTCGGGAAAAGACGGCGCCACGACAGGTATCATGGCGGCTCTCGTCGCCGCACCGCTTTTGGCTCCCGATCCCATGCTTCAAATCGGTACCGTTGACGGCCTCTCGACCGTTGCGCTCGGCACGGAGTACCTTCCTATCTTCGATGCCCCTTCTGTCGATCTTCACGGTCAAATCGTCTTTGTCGGCTATGGCATCGTCGATCCATCCCAAGGCATCGACGACTACGCCGGCGTGGACGTCCATAACCGTATCGTGCTCTTCCTCCGAGGCAAGCCGGACTATGTCAAACATCCGATCAGCCACGCGGACAAGGTCCGGCTTGCGCGAGAGCGTGGCGCCCTTGCCTACCTGACCGCAACCGGCCCCATTCTCCATCTCTATGAAGCCCGCCGAGGCGTCACGGGAAGCCCCGGCGCCTTCTACGGACAACTGCCCCTCGACCAAGCCATTCCGGGAGCCTGGATCAGCACGACCCTCGCGGAACGGATCCTCGCCGACTCGAACCATGCCGCTCCCGATCGCCTGCTCACGCTTCAAGAAGAGCTCAATCGGAATCCGTCGTCCCGCTCGATCATCACGAATCACTATGCTTCGCTCCGGTGGAACACCGAGACGCAGGACGGCGCGCTGACCAACGTGTTGGGAGTGCTCCCCGGAACGGGACCGGACTGGATCATCATCGGCGCGCACCGCGACCATTTCGGTAAACCGGCCGGCCTGTTGTTTCCCGGAGCGGACGACAACGCCTCGGGCACCGCCGTGATCCTGGAGGTGGCACGGGCCCTTATCAAGGCCGGATTCCATCCCAGGCGTTCGGTCCTCTTTGTCTCGTTCAGCGGAGAGGAGCGAGATCTGCTCGGATCGCGCCTCTATACCTCGCGCCCCCTTGTGCCGCTCGCAGCAACAAAGGCCATGATCAACATCGACCACGCCGGAATCGGCAATGGAAGGCTCACTGTCGGCGTGACCAATCTGGATAAACGGATCGCCCTCGACGCGGGGACCGCGGCGGGGTTACAGGACCGACTCGATCTCTTCGGATTTTTCCCCGGCGGCGATCACGTGCCGTTCAAGGAAGCCGGCGTGCCGACCGTCACGGTGGTCAGCAGCGGCGTTCATCCACATTTTCACCAGCCCACCGACACGGCCGACACGCTCGACCCGGACATCTTGCGAAACGTGGCTCGGTACGTGCTGACCTTGGCGTGGCGGTTGGCCGATGAGCCGTGA
- a CDS encoding ribonuclease Z, whose product MNPSFSSYLVNDVFGDPGVYVEIRWSKRALLFDLGHNDALGPTRLLRAGEMFISHTHMDHFIGFDTVLRVALGRGKTLRLFGPPGLIDNVQGKLRGYTWNLVEGYPLTIDVMEFHRRATRRAVFHAGNGFQPTPPVETPRAATPACHPFTVLDDPLFVVKAVALNHRIPSFAYSLEEPFHINVNKQKLHQAGLRVGAWLTEVKQHIRQGRPDDFRFTVALYDEHRREEREFTLGEVKERFLTISRGQKIAYVVDARYDEDNEAAIVALARGADVFYCEAPYLDIDADKARDRYHLTARQAGLMARKAQVRDLVVFHFSPRYTGQGELLEREAMEAFQES is encoded by the coding sequence ATGAATCCGTCCTTCTCCAGTTATCTCGTCAACGACGTGTTCGGCGATCCGGGCGTGTACGTGGAAATCCGCTGGTCCAAGCGGGCCCTGCTGTTTGACCTCGGACACAATGACGCGTTGGGCCCCACCAGGCTCCTTCGGGCCGGCGAGATGTTCATCTCCCACACTCACATGGACCATTTCATCGGATTCGATACCGTGCTCCGGGTGGCGCTGGGACGAGGCAAGACGCTCCGCCTCTTCGGCCCTCCCGGATTGATCGACAACGTGCAGGGCAAGCTCCGCGGCTACACCTGGAATCTGGTTGAGGGTTATCCCTTGACGATCGACGTCATGGAGTTTCACCGGCGGGCGACCCGGCGCGCCGTCTTTCACGCCGGCAACGGATTTCAACCGACGCCTCCCGTCGAAACTCCCCGTGCGGCGACACCGGCATGCCACCCCTTCACGGTCTTGGATGATCCCCTCTTCGTCGTCAAGGCCGTCGCGCTGAATCATCGAATTCCCTCTTTCGCCTATTCGCTGGAGGAGCCGTTCCACATCAACGTCAACAAACAGAAATTGCATCAGGCCGGGCTGCGGGTCGGCGCCTGGCTCACGGAGGTGAAGCAACACATCCGGCAGGGCAGACCGGACGATTTCCGTTTTACCGTGGCGCTCTACGACGAACATCGACGGGAAGAGCGGGAGTTCACGCTGGGCGAGGTCAAGGAACGGTTCTTGACGATCTCGCGGGGACAGAAGATCGCCTACGTGGTCGATGCCCGCTACGACGAGGACAACGAAGCCGCCATCGTGGCGCTTGCCCGCGGCGCCGATGTCTTCTATTGCGAAGCCCCCTATCTGGACATCGACGCCGACAAAGCCCGCGATCGGTATCACTTGACTGCGCGGCAGGCCGGACTGATGGCCCGCAAGGCGCAAGTCCGCGACCTCGTCGTGTTTCATTTTTCACCGCGCTATACCGGCCAAGGAGAACTGTTGGAGCGGGAAGCGATGGAGGCGTTTCAAGAAAGTTAA
- a CDS encoding TolC family protein, whose product MDLEMVSLGLRRTAVFIMAFWIASGPIDGPASAATDEASETPAERRETLSLADAALRALQYNLDISISRHTKESRLADIVIEQSKFDPTFSINGQYNRIVNPLNRPVFGGTGGILDEITVFDQRNHSVTVDATQSLITGGNVNLNYSPSRSSINQDVARGFLFNPSWTGGLALTITQPLLRNAGINVNKTFIKVAQNNAEVEQHVFRDRVMSVIASVEQTYWELVFANENLKVAQTALKAAEELLASNRAKLKAGVMSIVDVLQAEAAVASRVEQVLVAERTIHDQEDQLRRLLNPGEDNLRQDVHVTPADAPVTVLEPLSLQEAIDTAIERRPEVVQAKKNVESGELNKEFARNQLLPTLSLQGTIGLSGLGKDYGDSFTRNFGGDFYNYGAGLVLSYPLGNRSALSTYNKRQLEAKNAEAALASVRQQIIVGVREAVRRVQTDFKRIETTRSARIMAEKQLQAERERLRVGLSTTRFVLDFQRDLAVAQANELRAVIDYNKSLSNLARHKATTLDRYHIQLE is encoded by the coding sequence ATGGATCTCGAAATGGTATCTCTTGGTTTGAGGCGCACGGCCGTTTTTATCATGGCGTTCTGGATCGCCTCGGGGCCGATTGACGGTCCGGCTTCGGCCGCAACCGACGAGGCGTCGGAAACACCCGCCGAGCGGCGCGAAACCCTCTCGCTCGCGGACGCCGCGCTGCGCGCGTTGCAATACAATCTCGACATCAGCATCAGCCGCCACACCAAGGAGAGCCGACTCGCCGACATCGTCATCGAGCAATCGAAGTTCGATCCGACCTTCAGCATCAACGGGCAATACAATCGGATCGTCAACCCCCTGAATCGCCCGGTGTTCGGAGGTACGGGCGGAATCCTGGACGAGATCACCGTCTTCGACCAACGCAATCACTCCGTCACCGTCGATGCGACACAAAGCCTGATCACCGGTGGCAACGTCAATCTGAATTACAGTCCGTCTCGCAGCAGCATCAATCAAGACGTCGCCAGAGGATTTTTGTTCAACCCTTCGTGGACCGGAGGCCTGGCGTTGACGATCACTCAACCGTTGTTGCGCAACGCCGGCATCAACGTCAACAAAACCTTTATCAAAGTCGCTCAAAACAACGCCGAAGTGGAGCAGCACGTCTTTCGCGATCGCGTGATGAGCGTCATTGCCTCAGTGGAACAAACCTATTGGGAACTCGTTTTCGCAAATGAAAATCTGAAAGTCGCCCAAACCGCCCTCAAGGCCGCCGAAGAATTGCTGGCGTCCAACCGCGCCAAGCTGAAAGCCGGCGTCATGTCCATCGTGGACGTCCTGCAGGCGGAAGCGGCCGTCGCCTCGCGCGTGGAGCAAGTGCTGGTCGCCGAACGAACCATCCATGACCAGGAAGATCAGCTCCGGCGCCTGCTGAATCCTGGAGAGGACAATCTGCGGCAAGATGTCCATGTGACGCCCGCCGACGCACCCGTCACCGTGCTCGAGCCGCTGAGTCTTCAAGAAGCCATCGATACGGCCATCGAACGGCGTCCTGAAGTCGTCCAGGCGAAAAAGAACGTGGAATCGGGCGAGTTGAACAAGGAATTCGCCCGCAACCAACTGCTTCCCACCCTCTCGCTCCAAGGCACCATCGGACTGTCCGGCTTGGGCAAAGACTACGGCGATTCGTTTACCAGAAACTTCGGCGGAGACTTTTACAACTACGGCGCCGGTTTGGTCTTGAGCTATCCCCTCGGCAACCGCTCCGCGCTCAGCACGTACAACAAACGCCAACTGGAAGCCAAAAACGCCGAGGCCGCGCTCGCCAGCGTTCGCCAGCAAATCATCGTGGGCGTCCGTGAAGCGGTGCGGCGGGTCCAGACCGATTTCAAACGGATCGAGACGACCAGATCCGCCCGCATCATGGCCGAGAAACAGCTCCAAGCCGAGCGGGAACGGCTGCGGGTCGGGCTGAGCACCACCCGCTTCGTGCTCGACTTTCAGCGGGACTTGGCCGTCGCGCAGGCCAATGAGCTGCGGGCCGTGATCGATTACAATAAGTCCCTGTCAAACCTGGCGCGACACAAGGCGACCACGTTGGACCGCTACCATATTCAGTTGGAATGA